One Nicotiana tomentosiformis chromosome 4, ASM39032v3, whole genome shotgun sequence genomic window carries:
- the LOC104090541 gene encoding small polypeptide DEVIL 11: protein MATDTVPQQFYLDDKWKLSKKESLARSCRSSSTTRCAFTRKCASLVKEQRARFYIMRRCVTMLICWRDYRDS, encoded by the exons ATGGCTACTGATACAGTTCCACAGCAATTTTACTTAGATGACAAATGGAAACTGTCCAAAAAAGAAAGCTTAGCTCGTAGCTGCCGCTCTTCTTCAACTACTA GATGTGCTTTTACAAGAAAATGTGCTTCTTTGGTAAAAGAACAGAGAGCAAGGTTTTATATTATGAGGCGTTGTGTTACTATGCTCATCTGTTGGCGTGACTACAGagattcttga
- the LOC104090540 gene encoding peptidyl-prolyl cis-trans isomerase FKBP20-1, protein MGDAIDLTGDGGVMKKIVQRPKPDAIAPSESLPLVDVHYEGTLAETGEVFDTTREDNTIFSFEIGTGSVIKAWDVALRTMKVGEVAVITCKPEYAYGSAGSPPDIPPDATLVFEVELVACRPRKGSSISSVSDERARLEELKKQREMAAAAKEEEKKKREEAKAAAAARIQAKLEAKKGKGKGKAK, encoded by the exons ATGGGTGATGCAATTGATTTAACTGGAGATGGAGGTGTTATGAAAAAAATAGTGCAACGTCCGAAACCTGATGCAATTGCTCCCTCTGAGAGTCTTCCTCTTGTTGATG TTCATTATGAAGGCACTCTTGCTGAGACCGGTGAAGTATTTGATACCACCCGTGAAGATAATACAATTTTCTCCTTTGAGATTGGTACTGGTTCTGTTATTAAGGCTTGGGATGTTGCACTGAGGACCATGAAG GTTGGGGAAGTAGCTGTAATTACCTGCAAGCCAGAGTATGCCTATGGAAGTGCAGGATCCCCGCCGGATATTCCCCCTGA TGCAACCCTTGTTTTTGAGGTGGAGCTCGTGGCTTGTAGACCACGTAAAGGTTCTAGTATCAGCAGTGTTTCAGATGAAAGGGCTAGGCTGGA GGAGCTAAAGAAGCAAAGAGAAATGGCAGCTGCAGCTAAGgaggaagagaagaagaagagagaagaagCTAAGGCAGCGGCAGCTGCTCGTATCCAAGCCAAACTTGAAGCAAAGAAAGGAAAAGGAAAGGGTAAAGCAAAGTAA